The Agarilytica rhodophyticola genome has a window encoding:
- a CDS encoding PhoX family protein has protein sequence MNSEHKKTQAFEQVLDAYVSRRGFLRNASSLGAAALASSCAISTQESTSQSRSDLNPPASLGFKELDHTIDESFSVPEGYQSQVLVRWGDAIFDGVEAFDPRSQTAKRQLQSFGYNNDFIGFVPLPLGSQSSEHGLLVVNHEYTIPELMFPGSPKGQKLSREQVDVDIAAHGLSVVEIKQVDGVWQRVTSSQYNRRITPDTPMQITGAAAGNPRLQSIISKDGVHTLGTYGNCAGGVTPWGTILTGEENVDGFFSGDYKSTDEADNYERFGMFKRYKNWGEYIDRWNLDKNPHELLHMGWIVEIDPYDPQSKPKKRTTLGRYKHEGCNVFINDDGHVVAYSGDDQKFEYIYKFVSKNKYDKDNRAANLNLLEEGTLYVAQFKEDGTLQWQPLVYGQGPLTEKNNFASQGDVYIDARRAADLMAATPMDRPEDVEVNPVTGKVYAMLTNNSDRKADDLNPANPRPHNKHGQIIEFWPENGDHSDQRFRWELFLLAGDPKKTVALYHPDTSDRGWLSCPDNCAFDRLGNLWICSDGAQHSGIADGMWATEVSGSHRGLTKRFMRIPIGAEMCGPFFTPDSENLFCSVQHPASGSSYDKPSTRWPDFSDDMPPRPAVMVTRKIGGGRIGS, from the coding sequence ATGAATAGCGAGCATAAAAAGACGCAGGCGTTTGAGCAAGTTTTAGACGCTTATGTCAGTCGGCGGGGGTTCTTGAGGAATGCTTCTTCTCTTGGTGCTGCAGCTTTGGCATCTTCGTGTGCCATAAGCACGCAAGAGAGTACCAGCCAGTCTAGATCTGATCTCAACCCACCGGCTTCACTGGGCTTCAAAGAATTAGATCATACCATTGATGAAAGCTTTAGCGTTCCTGAAGGATACCAAAGTCAAGTGCTTGTACGCTGGGGGGATGCTATTTTTGATGGTGTAGAAGCCTTTGACCCGCGCAGTCAGACAGCCAAGCGACAACTGCAAAGCTTTGGTTACAACAATGACTTCATCGGCTTTGTACCTCTGCCACTTGGCAGTCAATCATCCGAGCATGGTTTATTAGTCGTCAATCACGAATATACCATCCCAGAACTGATGTTTCCCGGTTCACCCAAAGGGCAAAAGCTCAGTCGCGAGCAAGTGGATGTCGATATTGCTGCACATGGCTTAAGTGTTGTAGAAATTAAACAAGTAGACGGTGTCTGGCAGCGAGTGACGAGTTCTCAATACAATCGCCGTATTACTCCAGATACACCCATGCAGATTACTGGCGCGGCTGCAGGCAATCCCCGTTTGCAATCCATTATTTCAAAAGATGGTGTTCATACTTTAGGCACATACGGCAACTGCGCCGGCGGTGTTACTCCTTGGGGAACGATTCTTACAGGTGAGGAAAATGTTGATGGCTTTTTCAGTGGCGACTACAAATCTACCGATGAAGCTGATAATTATGAGCGCTTTGGTATGTTTAAGCGTTATAAAAACTGGGGTGAATATATAGATCGTTGGAACCTCGATAAAAATCCTCATGAGTTATTGCACATGGGGTGGATAGTCGAAATCGACCCTTACGATCCGCAGTCAAAACCGAAAAAAAGAACAACGCTTGGACGCTATAAGCATGAAGGTTGTAATGTCTTCATTAACGATGACGGGCATGTAGTGGCATATTCCGGGGATGATCAGAAGTTTGAATACATCTATAAATTTGTCAGTAAAAATAAATATGATAAAGACAATCGTGCAGCAAACCTTAATCTGCTTGAAGAAGGCACCTTATACGTCGCTCAGTTTAAAGAAGATGGTACTTTGCAATGGCAGCCTTTAGTCTATGGCCAAGGCCCTCTTACTGAGAAGAATAATTTTGCCAGCCAAGGTGATGTCTATATAGATGCACGTCGAGCTGCTGACTTAATGGCCGCCACGCCGATGGATAGGCCTGAGGATGTGGAGGTAAATCCGGTTACTGGTAAGGTTTATGCCATGTTAACTAACAACTCTGATCGCAAGGCCGATGACTTAAATCCGGCGAATCCTCGTCCTCATAATAAGCATGGTCAGATTATCGAGTTCTGGCCCGAAAATGGTGACCACAGTGATCAACGCTTCCGTTGGGAACTATTTTTATTGGCGGGCGACCCGAAAAAAACTGTCGCGCTTTACCACCCTGATACTAGTGATAGAGGCTGGCTATCTTGCCCCGATAACTGTGCCTTCGACCGCTTGGGCAATTTATGGATCTGTTCCGACGGCGCGCAGCACTCTGGTATCGCCGATGGTATGTGGGCAACAGAAGTTAGTGGCAGCCATAGAGGGTTGACTAAGCGCTTTATGCGTATTCCTATTGGTGCTGAAATGTGTGGCCCGTTTTTTACGCCCGATAGCGAAAACTTATTTTGCTCTGTACAACATCCTGCCAGTGGTTCAAGTTATGATAAGCCTAGCACTCGCTGGCCTGATTTTTCCGATGATATGCCACCACGACCTGCCGTTATGGTAACGCGAAAAATTGGAGGCGGGCGTATCGGTAGTTGA
- a CDS encoding YnbE family lipoprotein, translating into MFRYLIQLRSIVAVLILVLGASACTPTVKVEASDKPITINLNVKIEHEIRVKVDKELDEILSEDSGLF; encoded by the coding sequence ATGTTTCGATATTTAATACAATTGCGGAGTATTGTAGCCGTTTTAATTTTAGTGTTAGGGGCGAGTGCATGTACACCTACCGTTAAAGTCGAAGCGTCAGATAAACCCATCACTATTAACCTCAACGTTAAAATTGAACATGAAATTCGTGTCAAAGTTGATAAAGAACTCGACGAAATTTTGTCGGAAGATTCAGGCTTGTTTTAG
- a CDS encoding DUF4340 domain-containing protein produces MMKLKQILGGLLVVQIVLACALYLNSRHASEFDAQQGLISVAMAEVDTLLITDQDGSVTLQKQGNTWVLPEYGMLSANHTKVTDALSKLEQVKTGWPIASSGSSYKRFELTDTNFQRKVALFKGEEKLQEVLMGTSPGYRSIHVRRAGEEDVFSVKLASYDFAAKDIEWLDKALLQIKGIEHIKGADFEVSKNADRWEMASSPVVSAAEQQTKLDGEKVEELVSFFKNLYVQALFDGNLDAKQKEQRNKKIAISISAAEQQLHYEFFVNDDSYYVKRSDMENIFEISKVDYDKISQANLKYIVTNEQDKDE; encoded by the coding sequence ATGATGAAATTAAAACAAATTTTAGGCGGTTTGCTTGTTGTTCAAATTGTCCTTGCTTGTGCGCTTTATCTTAATAGTCGGCATGCATCAGAGTTTGATGCTCAACAAGGGCTAATTAGTGTAGCTATGGCAGAAGTAGATACACTGCTTATTACTGACCAAGACGGCAGTGTAACGCTACAAAAGCAGGGGAATACTTGGGTGTTGCCTGAATATGGAATGCTGTCCGCTAACCATACAAAAGTGACAGATGCACTGAGTAAGTTAGAGCAAGTGAAGACAGGGTGGCCCATCGCTTCGAGTGGATCGAGTTATAAACGCTTTGAACTTACTGATACTAATTTTCAACGTAAAGTGGCTTTGTTTAAAGGTGAAGAAAAATTGCAAGAAGTATTAATGGGGACATCCCCTGGTTACCGATCTATACATGTTCGGCGCGCAGGAGAGGAAGATGTCTTTAGTGTTAAGCTAGCCAGCTATGACTTTGCTGCTAAAGATATTGAATGGCTCGATAAAGCCCTATTGCAGATAAAAGGTATTGAGCATATCAAAGGTGCTGATTTTGAAGTAAGTAAAAACGCGGATAGATGGGAGATGGCCTCATCACCCGTTGTGTCAGCAGCAGAACAACAAACAAAACTCGATGGTGAGAAAGTTGAAGAATTAGTATCTTTTTTCAAAAATTTATATGTACAAGCACTATTTGATGGGAATCTTGACGCAAAGCAAAAAGAACAACGTAATAAAAAAATAGCAATTTCTATAAGTGCGGCAGAGCAACAATTACACTATGAGTTCTTTGTAAATGATGATAGCTATTACGTTAAAAGAAGTGATATGGAAAATATCTTTGAAATAAGTAAGGTGGATTATGATAAAATCTCACAAGCTAATTTGAAGTACATTGTTACCAATGAGCAGGACAAGGATGAATAA
- a CDS encoding YdbL family protein — translation MRQILLSLALLAVILPSAAFAIDLSAAKAKGLVGETTNGYLGAPNGKPSGEVAALIRDINTKRKAKYQQVATKVGKPLNVVEQLAGEKAQSKTQAGHYVQTSSGKWIKR, via the coding sequence ATGAGACAAATACTTCTTTCACTGGCATTGCTTGCCGTAATATTACCCAGTGCTGCCTTTGCTATCGATCTATCTGCGGCCAAGGCCAAAGGACTCGTTGGCGAAACCACTAATGGTTATTTAGGTGCCCCCAATGGTAAACCTTCTGGGGAAGTGGCAGCCTTAATTCGCGATATCAATACCAAGCGTAAAGCTAAATATCAGCAAGTGGCCACCAAAGTGGGGAAACCTCTCAATGTAGTGGAGCAGCTGGCTGGGGAAAAGGCACAATCAAAAACTCAAGCCGGCCACTATGTGCAAACATCCAGTGGTAAATGGATTAAACGCTAA
- a CDS encoding intermembrane phospholipid transport protein YdbH family protein, which produces MLKTISYFAVIFFSVLLAAYVLFPFYLPVAISHFLKDSELRLLSVKVGYPTWKRLNIRKLVLARQSIGQLLLEGGRLSYEGSKGLSLYVNSVHLAYDEVKNTTRSQPPTTLVRSEYLPSVLLKRAPQLSVYVERLTHDVPGDISAQIKFADLEFSNIMLTADANSVRGQAQMSVQTQNVVLSHRFDLLIDNKNHLTFYGTKDNEEQRWLDISADMTKEQSMLVGEINSYIMLSKVSEFLPQPSMFGDVRVKNQLTLPETGAGMEGLQLAIFVDANVQQQHGLSARLDTQGQVKIKDNKAYLSLFDDAEFNNSLSYKIDNLPEFDVRVNDGLNIEMDLNSQAIKVETPLQTHVFFMRAVNNTMEHLASITQKNINIDLAAKELGFNVRTTLKSKGLSALLAELDKKNEDGIFSDKQQDIVLDGFIKTNQQSTAIAFTEDQTLELAIRSLENNNISQFTLAFPPQDFIVNHGNNTAGFFDKTINADITLSYDKPAISLENHLILRSSGQNIHAELISEPLVVDDYQLPAYIFNLNLDLAEEGLTKADFWLNNMCQQRLVEGDWQSREGASQLRLEADAFFSKQSTSKHWLNIDRLPLDVTKGELSAKLHIDTVGEKTTIAAEAKLLNGNILGEFGSFEGVQLRFSTPSSDSVDNRQEFSFETTVATANVGVDMHDIKATGVLNIQTQDDNKDDYIVLNQASAKLFSGTISLQPGRIDFGDNMDVRVNITDVDLSEVVRTQQIDGLQTTGKVSGSLPVSISAGSAVIDDGKLHNNNGGLIRYSSPLNSSTDLNEQLKLTLDVLENFNYEILNTQVNFNKGRLIFKSQISGNNPDVAGGQRVDLNLNTEVDMSSTMELLRLQSGLEAEIEQLLNNNLGGLSNTNICEQRL; this is translated from the coding sequence TTGCTAAAAACAATATCATATTTTGCTGTTATTTTTTTCAGCGTCTTACTTGCTGCTTATGTGTTATTTCCTTTTTACCTTCCCGTCGCAATTTCTCATTTCCTAAAAGACAGCGAGCTTCGCTTGCTCAGTGTGAAGGTAGGTTATCCTACATGGAAGCGCCTTAATATTCGTAAACTCGTGCTCGCACGGCAGAGTATAGGCCAATTATTGTTAGAGGGAGGACGTCTGAGCTATGAGGGCAGCAAAGGGCTGTCATTATATGTTAATAGTGTACATTTAGCGTATGATGAGGTTAAAAATACGACACGCTCTCAGCCGCCAACAACACTGGTTCGATCAGAATATCTACCAAGTGTCTTGCTAAAACGTGCCCCTCAATTATCGGTTTATGTTGAGCGCCTAACACATGATGTCCCGGGAGATATTTCTGCGCAAATTAAATTCGCTGATCTGGAATTTTCTAATATCATGCTAACCGCAGATGCAAACTCTGTGCGAGGACAGGCGCAGATGTCAGTGCAAACACAAAATGTAGTGCTATCTCATAGATTCGATCTGCTTATAGATAATAAGAATCACCTTACTTTTTACGGAACTAAAGATAATGAAGAGCAGCGTTGGCTCGATATATCTGCAGACATGACTAAAGAGCAGAGCATGTTGGTGGGTGAAATCAATTCTTATATTATGTTATCCAAGGTTTCAGAGTTTCTACCTCAGCCATCCATGTTTGGAGATGTGCGTGTTAAAAACCAGCTTACCTTGCCAGAAACAGGGGCTGGCATGGAAGGCTTGCAGTTAGCCATATTTGTCGATGCCAATGTACAACAGCAGCATGGATTAAGTGCAAGGTTGGATACTCAAGGCCAGGTAAAAATTAAAGATAATAAAGCATACCTATCGTTATTCGACGACGCAGAATTTAATAATAGCCTTTCATACAAAATAGATAATCTACCTGAGTTTGATGTTCGCGTGAATGATGGTTTAAATATAGAAATGGATTTAAATAGCCAAGCCATAAAAGTAGAAACACCTTTGCAAACCCATGTGTTTTTTATGCGGGCGGTCAATAATACGATGGAGCATTTAGCATCCATCACACAAAAAAACATTAACATTGATCTTGCCGCCAAAGAGTTAGGTTTTAATGTACGTACCACCCTTAAAAGTAAAGGCTTAAGCGCTCTTTTAGCTGAACTAGATAAAAAAAATGAAGACGGAATATTTAGTGATAAACAACAGGATATTGTTCTCGATGGATTCATCAAGACAAACCAACAATCTACAGCAATTGCGTTCACAGAAGATCAAACGCTGGAACTTGCGATTCGATCGCTGGAAAATAACAACATATCTCAATTTACCCTTGCTTTTCCGCCGCAAGATTTTATTGTCAATCATGGTAATAATACGGCAGGTTTTTTTGATAAAACCATCAACGCCGACATTACGCTTTCTTATGATAAGCCGGCAATATCTTTAGAAAACCATCTTATACTGCGCTCATCAGGACAGAATATTCATGCTGAACTCATCTCCGAACCCTTAGTTGTCGATGACTATCAGCTGCCTGCTTATATTTTTAATCTCAACCTCGACTTAGCAGAAGAGGGACTGACCAAGGCGGATTTTTGGTTAAACAATATGTGCCAACAACGTTTAGTAGAAGGCGACTGGCAGAGCCGTGAAGGAGCTTCTCAGCTGCGGCTTGAAGCCGATGCCTTTTTTTCTAAGCAGTCCACCTCCAAACATTGGCTCAATATCGATCGTTTACCCCTAGATGTAACTAAGGGTGAGTTAAGTGCAAAGCTGCATATCGATACAGTAGGGGAGAAAACCACAATTGCAGCCGAAGCTAAGCTTTTAAATGGCAATATTCTTGGCGAGTTTGGTAGCTTTGAAGGTGTTCAGCTACGGTTCAGTACACCTAGTTCAGACTCTGTTGATAATAGGCAAGAGTTTAGTTTTGAAACCACCGTTGCCACAGCCAATGTAGGTGTTGATATGCACGATATTAAAGCGACTGGAGTGCTGAATATACAAACGCAAGACGACAATAAGGATGACTACATAGTACTAAATCAAGCATCTGCAAAGCTATTTAGCGGCACGATTTCACTGCAACCTGGACGCATAGATTTTGGCGACAATATGGACGTTAGGGTGAATATTACAGATGTAGATTTATCTGAGGTTGTCAGAACACAGCAAATTGATGGGTTACAAACTACGGGCAAGGTTTCAGGCTCTTTACCTGTTAGCATCAGCGCTGGTAGTGCTGTAATTGACGATGGTAAACTGCATAACAACAATGGAGGGTTGATTCGTTATTCCTCGCCCCTAAATAGCAGTACTGATTTAAATGAGCAGTTAAAATTAACCTTGGATGTATTAGAGAACTTCAACTATGAAATACTTAATACACAGGTGAACTTCAACAAGGGAAGATTGATTTTTAAGTCACAAATTTCCGGCAACAATCCGGATGTAGCGGGAGGGCAAAGAGTCGATTTAAATTTGAATACAGAGGTGGATATGAGCTCAACTATGGAATTGCTGCGTTTGCAGTCAGGGCTGGAAGCCGAGATAGAACAATTGCTAAACAATAACCTGGGCGGTTTGTCCAATACTAATATATGTGAACAGAGGTTGTAA